From the Salvelinus fontinalis isolate EN_2023a chromosome 21, ASM2944872v1, whole genome shotgun sequence genome, the window ctcactaccctctggagagccttacggttgtgggcggagcagttgccgtaccaggcggtgatacagcccgacaggatgctctcgattgtgcatctgtagaagtttgtgagtgcttttggtgacaagccgaatttcttcagcctcctgaggttgaagaggcgctgctgcgccttcttcacaatgctgtctgtgtggttggaccaattcagtttgtccgtgatgtgtacgccgaggaacttaaaacttactaccctctccactactgtcccgtcgatgtggataggggggtgctccctctgctgtttcctgaagtccacaatcatctcctttgttttgttgacgttgagtgtgaggttattttcctgacaccacactccgagggccctcacctcctccctgtaggccgtctcatcgttgttggtaatcaagcctaccactgtagtgtcgtccgcaaacttgatgattgagttggaggcgtgcatggccacgcagtcgtgggtgaacagggagtacaagagagggctcagaacgcacccttgtggggccccagtgttgaggatcagcggggtggagatgttgttacctaccctcaccacctgggggcggcccgtcaggaagtccagtacccagttgcacagggcggggtcgagacccagggtctcgagcttgatgacgagtttggagggtactatggtgttaaatgctgagctgtagtcgatgaacagcattctcacataggtattcctcttgtccagatgggttagggcagtgtgcagtgtggttgcgattgcgtcgtctgtggacctattgggtcggtaagcaaattggagtgggtctagggtgtcaggtagggtggaggtgatatggtacttgactagtctctcaaagcacttcatgatgacggaagcggtagtcgtttagctcagttaccttagctttcttgggaacaggaacaatggtggccctcttgaagcttgtgtggacagcagactgggataaggattgattgaatatgtccgtaaacacaccagccagctggtctgcgcatgctctgaggacgtggctgggaATGCcgcctgggcctgcagccttgcgagggttaacacgtttaaatgttttactcacctcggctgcagtgaaggagagcccgcaggttttggtattTGGCCaagtcagtggcactgtattgtcctcaaagcgagcaaaaaagttatttagtctgtccgggagcaagacatcctggtccgcgacggggctggttttcattttgtaatccgtgattgactgtagaccctgccacatacctcttgtgtctgagctgttgaattgcgactctactttgtctctatactggcacttagcttgtttgattgccttgcggagggaatagctacactgtttgtattcggtcatgtttccggtcaccttgccctggttaaaagcaatggttcacgctttcagtttcacgcgaatgctgccatcaatccacggtttctggtttgggaatgttttaatctttgctgtgggtattacgtcgctgatgcactttctaatgaactcgctcaccgaatcagcgtattcgtcaatgttgttgttggacgcaatgcggaacatatcccaatccacgtgatcgaagcagtcttgaagcgtggaatcagattggtcggaccagcgttgaacagacctgagcgcgggaactTCTTGTtctagtttctgtttgtaggctggaagcaacaaaatggagtcgtggtcagcttttccgaaaggagggcgggggagggccttatatgcgttgcggaagttagaataacaatgatctagggttttaccagccctggtaacacaatcgatatgctgatagaatttaaggagttttgttttcagattagccttgttaaaatccccagctacaatgaatgcagcctcagggtgtgtggtttccagtctacatagagtcagataaagttcattcagggccatcgatgtgtctgcttgggggggaatatatacggctgtgattataatcgaagagaattcccttggtagataatgcggtcgacatttgcttgtgaggaattctaagtcaggtgaacagaatgacttgagttcctgtatgttgttatgatcacaccacgtctcgttaatcataaggcatacccccccgcccctcttcttaccagaaagatgtttgtttctgtcggcgcgatgcgtgaagaaaccagctggctgcaccgactccgttatcgtctctcgagtgagccatgtttccgtgaagcaaagaacgttacagtctctgatgtctctctggaatgctacccttgctcggatttcatcaaccttgttgtcaagagactggacagtggcgagtagtatgctagggagtggagcccAGTGTGCCCTTCTccagagcctgaccagaagaccgcttcgtttgccccttttacggcgtcgttgtttagggtcgccggctgggatccgatccattgtactgggtggaaggcaaaacacaggatccgcttcggaagaatcatattcctggtcgtaataaTAGTGAGTTgatgttgctcttatattcagtagctcctcccgactgtatgtaatgaaacctaagattacctggggtaccaatgtaagaaataacacgtaaaaaaacaaaatactgcgaagcgaggcggccatctctgtcggcgccggaagtaagcccagtccctgacgctgaaaaacatccccacagcatgatgatgctgctaccaccatacttcaccatagggatggtattggccaggtgatgagcggtgcctggtttcctccagatacttgtcattcaggccaaatacttcaatcttggtttcatcagaccagagaatcttgtttctcatggtcagagtcctttaggcaaATTCcaggcaggctgtcatgtgccttttactgaggagtggcttcggtctggccactctaccataaaggccttattggtggagtgctacagagatggttgtccttctggaaggttctcccatctcaacagaggaactctgtcagagtgaccatcgggttcttgatcaactccctgaccaaggcccttctcccgattgctcagtttgtctgggcggccagctctaggaagagtcttggtggttccaaacttcttccatttaagaatgatggaggccactgtgttcttggggaccttccatGCTGCAGaggttttttggtacccttccccatatctgtgccttgacacaatcctgtctcagggctctacggacaattccttttacCTCATggcttgcactgtcaactgtgggaccttatatagacaggtgtgtgcctttccaaatcatgtccaatcaattgaatttaccacaggtggttgtaaaaacaatcaagttgtagaaacatcccaagcatgatcaatggaaacaggatgcacctgagctggaaaaagtgaaggggcctgaatactttccaaatgcactgtattcttTACTGTTATTGGGTGCCATGATgacgagaggggggggggggggtcagaggttACCTCTGGGTTTGAGGTCATCCTCCTCCGACTCTGACCCCTCTTCTTCTGCCACCGCGATGGGCACCGCCTTCAACGGGCGGTGGTGACTCACTGGTTGATGAACTGCATCCTGGGAAAATTATTTGTCGTCATTAAAAAAAACGAATAAGAACATAAGTCTGTGTGCCTGTGGGAAGCCAattaaaatataaaaacacaGAATCGGCTGCATTTCAGCTCACAAGTGTCAATGTGAGCTGATCAAAATTAAACAAAGTTGAGTAAAACTTCATAATAAATAAATTCTTTATACACAGTACATAATGCAGTCCTTCTGAATAGTTTATGAACCCTTTCTAAATTAAAAGATATGTTAGCCATAGTTGATATAGGGCcaatcccaaatggctccctattccctatatagtgcactaatttagaccAGTGCCCAAATGGCACGTAAACATAGTATAGTTGAATATAGCTGAGCTGACCTTTGTGCGATGGCGTACCTGGTTGTCCATAGCTTTACAGTGGTGGGCAGTGTGTGTGGCAGACATAGCAGATACCACTGCAGGCCTCTGCTCTAGAAAcacctccctctcacacacatagCACCAGATCCTGAATGTTGTCAGGTTTACTGTCAGGTTGTGTTTCTTAGTCTaggggggagagacacagagacacacgctcacacacaaaaTAAGCTTTGAAAAACATTTTTGTTGCATGAAAtactagggtggcaggtagcctagcggttagggaGGCAAGCCAGCAACCGAAGggctgcaagttcaaatcccgGGTCCGATGGGAAAAATCTGGcaggaagtgagctggcaaccgCAGGGTTGCTGGTAATCCTAAATGCTGTTGCATATGTGTCTCTCTGAGGAGGTGGAAGTCAAATTTCGGTTGAGCCAATAAAGTGATCTTGAAATGGCATCTCTCGCAACCCAAAGAAAAAAAGCTCTGAGCAGAATTCACCTGAGCGTGTAGGGTGCTGTGATCTGAAAAGGATTCTCCACAGCCAACATATGGACACTCGCTctgaacaaaataaaaaaaaactattacaTTAGTCTAcgggtaaaaatatatatatcatggTCCACAGAATATCTGAAACAGTGAAGAAAAGCAGATTCTGCTGTTTACCTGAAGACAGGCCCAGAGGTTGGGACCTCCTGCTACACATAACTGGCAGGTTCCCTTCAAAACACAAAACAATTATACAGCACCATCTCCTGTGTGATTTTGTCAGACCACCAGAATGTATTGTACATTTTGTTTGACATTTTGTGGGACTTGTGAAGGCAAATCTAGAAGACATGACTCAAGAGTAAAAGACATGACTTTGGTCACATTGCACCCATTCCATACATATTCTAGATGCTTGACACTGTGAGAGCTTGGGGATATAAGGCTATATCTGcaaaaagatgattctgagataattgtCTTTAAAGTTCCGACCCCTCTTTGGTTTTAATGGTGTCACAGCATTTTTCATATTGTATTCTTTGAACTTTAACAATATGAATTTAGGTATTTACAGTACAATTTTGAACAAAATACAAATAGGACCTTATAGTTCCAAGCTCGACTGGGCAAATCTCTTTAGAAACCATCCTTTTCTCTTACCTTGGATTTCTGAAGAAGGTCCTCCTTGGTGACCTCCCCTATGGATTCCAGGTGGGGACAAATGTCCCCCAGGTCACTCATGTTTATTCAACTTCTTCTAAAGATCTAGctaataatacaaaaaatatgAATCTGACATTTTGTTTGGGTAGATAAAACAATACATTCAAGCAAGCTGACATCAGTAAGTGGCTACAACAAGTAGACACACTTCAATCAAGGGGTGTGTCTGACTCTGCAAGAGTAGACTATTACAAAACGTATGTCGAATTAGTCGTACTGTAGTCGACAATGATGCTCTTTggtttagctagcaagctaacgttactCTACTCACTCAAAGCTTTGAAATTACTGCATTTACTAGTAACTCGCTGCCTGACAACCCATCGACATTCTAGAAATGGATAATCAATTAATTCAACATCTAACTATCGCACATCAGCCAACACAGGTAcacttttattattttattaaatcaattccTGCACTATGGTTTGGCTAAAGAGACACCGACATCTGACAGCTCTGCTGCAAACTGAAGGCCCTGTTTTTCCACGCCTAACTAACATCAGAAATCGATGATGACATCGACAACAAATACATGAATCTCAACAAATGCTATTTACCAACACCAGGCGATGTCACAACAATATTCAGATACGTTCATTTAAGGGGAAACGTCGTTAAAAATAGGTAAACACCTAGCTAGCGATGGTATCCTGGCTAGCTACTGTGGCTGTTGTACGGAATAGAGATACCCCATCCCACTTGCTCCCCCGCCCAACTCACACATTGGTTTAACGTCAGTGTTGTTATGCTCCACGTCAGCAAGAACTAGCAGCTTGTTGCTTTATTTCATCGGGATGTTGTTTCGATTCTTTATGACACAATTTACTGGAATACATTTGTCAATAATATCTGTTGGAAAAGGGTATCGTTATTACCACACAAATACCTGCTTTTTAACAAGGTCAAATAGGTCTCTTTCAGAATGTATTACCCTGCGAATCATTACCTGAAGAAACTCAAAGACATTACTGTCCTTTTTGTGTTGAGCGTCCAGAAACAGCTTTGCATTGATTTTGGCACTGTCTACACGTAAAGAGATTATGGCAAGACATTTGTAGTTGTATAATATTCTTGAAGACTTGTTTACATTTTAGTCTTATCCAGAACAATTTACAGTAGCGAGTGCAAacattttcgtactggtcccccgtgtgAATCAAACCCAGCGCCATGCACTACCAACTGAGCTAAGGATACACCGTAGAATGATAAAATGTGATGCCAATTTCCGTAACTATTTTTTACCTTAAATGTAATTGTGCTAATGGCAAAATGTAAATGCACTAATAGAAAAACAATCTTCCTTGTTTTCTATAAAGAGTTGGAGCAatattttaagaacaaattcttatttagaatgacggcctacaccggccaaacttggacgacgctgtgccaactgtgcgccgccctatgggactcccaatcacggtaaGTTGTGATAGACCCTGGATCCGAactagggtgtctgtagtgaagtttcaagcactgagatgcagtgccttagaccactgcgctactCGGGAGACAAAGGTTTTCAAATTGTACAAACATATACGGAAGTGGAATTATACATTCAAAATGCATAACCAAGCACACAGgtttaaccctcctgctgtgttccggtcAAATTGGAACGATTTATAAGttctctctctgaaaaatgtagttcatttaatctgattgtcataaattgcgatgactttgtccacacaggacaTCTGAACATACAAAATACactttgatgattttcattacattttgggtgtattatttaacttttgtacacctgtggtgttcccggtcaaaaatgacgtgtcattagaaatgaatgggtgagactacaattagtgtataaaattgagttcgggcacatgcccattcatcagatggacacacttcctctccaagacccccacatgcatgtgtgtttgatcCCCAATAGAATCCATCCCCCACGGGAACCATACCTGTTGGCGTTCTCACtaacaatcgcaacattgtttcaataatatatagaacttttctcgcagctcttgtacagtatataaagcttttttgaggccttgctcacaattcattctgtggcagcacaatgaccaaacgatatactgtatgtgaagcTCTTGATCATATAtttgacactggtgaggaggagagagtccttgttaaactttgactcaaagtagtctgtgataaatagcacaatatgtttcatctgagtattttttatagtcaaaataatccatacattatgctttttctttactcaaaaacgagttgtatgagctcgggtcaatgaggcctacaggccataaatagcaaatagaagttcaaaacgtgTAATGGTCACAataacttaagttgataaaaaaaAGATCAAAcgcaacattaggtgataatatatgtattataaaatatttataatcagctataatggggcggtcattttggaccgggaacacataagtaattaacatgaaacgaacacaacaggagggttaagaaataaatatatatattcatatatgtatttaaaaaaaatgtttttttcaatCGTCACAATACACGTCAAGTATAACGTCACGTCCGGTTTTGGGGGAAGTGGCGCATAGGTCCGTCAGCGAAATCTGTCCCCTGTGTTATTATTGTTGGCAAAAGAGCAGCTGCGTACACTGTAAAGTCGTGCACACAAAGTTTGCTACCACCCTTTCGAAAACTACAATAATGCCGTCGGGGAAAAACTTTAGAAGGAGAAGAGAAagctcttcggacgaagaggaagaCGAGATAACAGCTGAAGTTAGGTAACGTTTGAGACGTTTTCAATATAACTTACCTTAGTTAGCAAGCCAGCCACGACGTGTATGATGGCTAGCTTCTAGCTGGCTAATGACTATTCGATTGCCAGATAGCAGTTCTTCCTGTTCTTGATATTGACGTTAGTCAAATCTTTTTTTCCTACTCAGATCGAAACTGGACGAAGCTAAAGAACTTCAGAGTTTACGGAAAAGACAGACTGGAGTTAGGTAGGTACAGTTTACAATTAAACAGCATGTTTCTGTTGTGTACCGTAGCTAATTGCACTTAGCTAGAAGTGTATATCACAGCTAGTTATGCAATAATATTTGATTATCaacatttctttttttaaagacTGAAATGGGTTTTCAGCCTAATTACAGGCTCATAACTTGGTTTGCTGCTATAAAGCAGAGGGATGCGGCTGGATAAATTGAATCATTATCTCAATCAATGAGATAGACATAATAGCTTTAATCTTAGTTTGTTTACAAAGACTCAAATGAGCAAGCTTATTGTGTTAAGATGGAGTAAGACAGTTACTTGCGCCTACTGAGGCGAGTACAATTTagcaaatatatatttaaaaaaaaaaggtaaacAGGCATATTATAAAATTAATTTAATAGTTGAGAAATTGTACCTTAACGAAACTGAAAAGTTATGATTAACTTTCTGTTATGTTGTACTATTCAGCGTGGCTGCATTGTTGGAGGGGGAGAAACTTCGCTTGGACGAAGGGGGTGATGTATGTTTTTTTCCCTTGTTTACATAGTGTTATTGTTCAgttgttgatacattgaatgtgtttgtgtttctgcatCTTATCTTATACTAACTACATTCTTCTCAACTTTCATTGCTCAACAGAATGACCCTTTTAAATTGAAGACCGGGGGTGTTGTTGACATGAAAAAAGTTAAAGACCGGGCCAGAGACATGTAAGCTTTTATTGCTACCAGTTTGAGGCTTTTAAAGTGTGTAAGACAATTTTTTTGTCAGTATTTATGATGTGTATGTCTCTTCTCCACCTTCAGGACCGATGACGACACAGGGGACCTTAATCTGGGCACCTCTTTCTCTGCCGAGACCAACAGACGAGATGAGGATGCCGACATGTATGCTATCAACAAACCAAACAATTTATtacattttattaggatccccatgagCTGACGCCATACGAAAAatacattaaataaaaataaacccagcaaaaaaagaaatgtcctctcactgtcaactgtgtttattttcagcaaacttgtgtaaatatttgtatgaacataagattcaacaactgagacacaaactgaacaagtacCACAGACATgggactaacataaatggaataatgtgtctctgaacaaagggggggtcaaaatcaaaagtaagtcagtatctggtgtggccaccagctgcattaagtactgcaaagcatctcctcctcatggactgtaccagatttgccagttcttgctgtgagatgttaccccactcttccaaggctcctgcaagttcccagacatttctgtgggaaatggccctagccctcaccctccgatccaacagatcccagacgtgctcaatgggattgagatccaggctcttcgctggccatagcagaacactgacattcctgtcttgcaggaaatcacgcacagaacgagcagtatggctggtggcattgtcatgctggagggtcatgtcaggatgagcttgcaggaagggtaccacatgagggaggaggatgtcttccctgtaacgcacagcgttgagattgcctgcaatgacaacaagctcagtccgatgatgctgtgacacaccgccccagaccatgaaggaccctccaaatcgatcccgctccagagtacaggcctcggtgtaacgctcattccttccacGATAAAtttgaatccaaccatcacccctggtgagacaaaaccgcgactcgtcagtgaagagcactttttgccagtcctgtctggtccagtgacggtgggtttgtgcccataggcgacattgttgccagtgatgtctggtgaggacctgccttacaacaggcctacaagccctcagtctagcctctctcagcctactgcggtcagtctgagcactgatggagggattgtgcattcctggtgtaactcgggcagcaatttattgtcctggccacatctgcagtcctcgtgcctccttgcagcatgcctaaggcacgttcatgcagatgagcaggaacccgtggcatctttcttttggtgcttTTCAGAGTCTgtagaaagacctctttagtgtcctaagttttcataactgtgaccttgattgcctactgtctgtgagctgctagtgtcttaacgaccgttccacaggtgcatgttctttaattgtttgtggttcattgaacatgcacgggaaacagtgtttaaaccctttacaatgaagagctgtggatttttactaattatctttgtaagacagggttctgaaaaagggacatttttttttctttctgagTTCTCATTATCTTAAAGCACAACTATTGTCTGATGATCTCACTGATGTCTCAGTTCACAATTTTGAAGttctatattttttaaatgttctccCCCGGCTAGGATGAAATACATTGAGACAGAGCTGAAGAAGAAGAAGGGCTTGGTGGAAGCGGAGGAGCAGAAGGTAAAAGTGAAGAATGCTGAGGACCTCCTGTACGAGCTGCCGGAGAACATCCGAGTCAACTCGGCCAAGAAGACTGAAGAGATGTTGTCCAATCAGATGCTGAGTGGGATCCCCGAGGTTGACCTTGGCATTGAGTGAGTGGCCAGGGTCTCAATGTTTCTGCAGCTGAAAACTCCTAGGGGAAACACTCTTGGTGTTTTTTTCTCTTGTTAAATCTGTATTAATGTCTAGCAACTATAGCAATGTCTTGTAATCTTACCACAACAAATCCAGTGACTGAAAACCTTGCACAACAGCTGTGTTTGTTTAGCACATCTTGAAGCTTAGATAAAGAgcattatttctgtttttcagtgCTAAGATAAAGAACATCATCTTCACGGAGGAGGCCAAGGCCAAGCTGCTACAGGATCAAAGGAACAAGAAGAAGGACAACGGCACCTCCTTTGTCCCCACCAACATCGCTGTCAACTACGTCCAGCACAACCGCTGTGAGTTATGTTCGTCATCTATGACTGATTCCTGCTTCACACTACAGGGCAGACCCAATCCGTACTTTGCTGGCTTTGTTATTTTATCTCTCACATGGTTTCTGTAAAAAACGGTGGTGGATGCGTAACCAGGCCAGTACAGCTAGGCTTGACTCAGTAGCATGGACCAGCCCAGTACAGCTAGGCTTGACTCAGTAGCATGGACCAGCCCAGTACAGCTAGGCTTGACTCAGTAGCATGAACCAGCCCAGTACAGCTAAGCTTGACTCAGTAGCATGACATCAAATCACGTCCACCTGTTTACACATGCTGATCTGTCAGCCTTTAACTGTGTGAATGTATTTTGTTCCAGTCTACCGTGAAGACGTGAACGCCccacagagacaccacaacagACACAAACCAAAGGAGCCAGAGGCCAGGCCTCTCCGTGTGGGTGACACAGAGAAACCAGGACCAGAGGGTAAGAGAAGAATCCACACAACTGCATCAACCACTGCATCAcatttagaccagaggacatataCAAACATATTgctagagagaagccaccgctaaTACTGATAGCATAACACAGTATCTCTGAAATGAAaacatttgtatatttttttgcTGAAATATTGGAGAATACACCTATTAGAGACGTTAACGGTCAATCTGCTCTCATCTCTTCCAGCTGTGGAACCAGCCAACCATCGCAAGAGGCCTAACAACGAGAAGGCCACGGACGACTACCACTACGAGAAGTTCAAGAAGATGAACCGTAGATACTGAGGATAGATTTGCCCTTTGACTGGAATTTGGATAATCTCCACTGAATATGATTTTTAGTCTTGGGCTAGGATGTTTTTCCTTTAGGAAAAAAAATCTATGCCCATTTGTATAAATAGCCTCTTCTGCTTTTTGTTTCCAgctttgttgttttgtctggGACTCGATTGATGTAGTGTATTCTATCAATAGCATGTGAAATGTAAAATCAGAATTATTTGATGTCATTCCATCCTTGGTTTCTACAATAAATGTATCATGTTCTCTTTGACATTTGTCAGAACAAAACCAGTAGTAATAGCCGACTATTTTTG encodes:
- the c21h9orf78 gene encoding splicing factor C9orf78 homolog isoform X1, with product MAKCKCTNRKTIFLVFYKELEQYFKNKFLFRMTAYTGQTWTTLCQLCAALWDSQSRSKLDEAKELQSLRKRQTGVSVAALLEGEKLRLDEGGDNDPFKLKTGGVVDMKKVKDRARDMTDDDTGDLNLGTSFSAETNRRDEDADMMKYIETELKKKKGLVEAEEQKVKVKNAEDLLYELPENIRVNSAKKTEEMLSNQMLSGIPEVDLGIDAKIKNIIFTEEAKAKLLQDQRNKKKDNGTSFVPTNIAVNYVQHNRFYREDVNAPQRHHNRHKPKEPEARPLRVGDTEKPGPEAVEPANHRKRPNNEKATDDYHYEKFKKMNRRY
- the c21h9orf78 gene encoding splicing factor C9orf78 homolog isoform X2 — encoded protein: MPSGKNFRRRRESSSDEEEDEITAEVRSKLDEAKELQSLRKRQTGVSVAALLEGEKLRLDEGGDNDPFKLKTGGVVDMKKVKDRARDMTDDDTGDLNLGTSFSAETNRRDEDADMMKYIETELKKKKGLVEAEEQKVKVKNAEDLLYELPENIRVNSAKKTEEMLSNQMLSGIPEVDLGIDAKIKNIIFTEEAKAKLLQDQRNKKKDNGTSFVPTNIAVNYVQHNRFYREDVNAPQRHHNRHKPKEPEARPLRVGDTEKPGPEAVEPANHRKRPNNEKATDDYHYEKFKKMNRRY